The genomic segment AACTAAAgggcatatttgaaagttgctaagagactagatcttaaaagttaacatcacaagaaaaaaatttttttgaaccaTGTGTGGTGATAGAtgctaactagacttattgtggtgatcatttcacaggagatataaatatcaaatcattatgttgtaaacCTTATTAAAAAGAAACTACAGGCCCGGAATGGAGTCACTGTGTTAAGACCCTACGTCAGCAAAACAAACTTAATACCTAAACTAATTGCAGTTACAGCCTCTCACAGGAAAGTGACCTCTAACCAGTCGATCTGGAATTACCTTGTCAGCAGTAATGAGTATTTCACCCAATAGGCTCCTTCTGTTCCCCTTAGGAGGGTGACCTTGCCTAAAACAAAGCATTCTTTGCTAATAAtgttctttttcctgtttcctctctccctttaaaaaaacctttccttTTCTGCAGCTCAGCAGAATTCCTTTCTGTTTACTAGATGGTATGCCACCAATTAGGTCTTCAAATTTACTCAgctgaatttttgttgtttaacaAAACTAATGCAATGTTATATGTCATTTAAAtctcaattaagaaaaaagaaaaaaagcaaaacctaaagGGTATGACTCAGCCCTTCAGTTTTCTAAGCCAAGCCACAGACAAATGGGCAGGGATGATAAAACAAAGCTGTTCTCAGATGTAGTGGCCACTTCAACAGTGATCTCTtgctatttaaaacattttgcttttcctctgTTCATCCTGATTCAAATGTGAAATGCAGCAGTTCTCCCTAATTTccacaaaaaaacccagttgCCCAAAGTGTAATGTGTATAGCAgactttattaaagttttatggGGATGGGGGCATTTACATTAGAGTGATGCAAATAGTTTAAAATTGTTTCTGTATTTCATCAATTCTAAGACATGCTACTTTTCACGTTTTAATGTATCTGAAATAAGAATGCACCTTACAATTGATGGCATGTTATAGTTTAGTTggcagtgttttttctttcttagtggtaCAGGAAATAATGGTGCattttataatcaatgatgtCTTAGATGCAATGATAGAGGGAattctatttcttcattcttaaaaAGTCTtctggtggagttccctggtggttcagggggttaaggatctggcattgtcactgttgcggCTCAGGTTCCTtccttggcctggaacttccacttgttatgggtgcagccaaaaaaaaaaataaataaataaaaaaaaaaataactcctctggtgatttttttctgtttgagcTCTACCATCTTGCTGTTGTGCCTGATCCAGTCTGGTGCCCTATGTCACGTTACTTCAGCCCACTTCCAGTCCACAGTAACCGCAGTGGACAGCCCCATGCTAGCAAATACTAACAATACTGTGTTGAGTGTGCTgtgtgtcttttcactttctgccACATGTAAATCTACTTGGGCAAGCTCTGATCAGATGTGTGAAGGTTAATAACCCCAAGGGGAACCTTCAACTAAAGGGTGTCAGGAGCTGGTGGGTAAATGGCCCTGCTTCCCTTCCCCCTGGGGGATAATTTTGGGAGGCCTTCTCTAGGCTTCTCAGGAAGTTCTGGACAGATCAGGCCCATGGTAAGAACCTTGATAACACACTTTATACTAGGTTTTGCACCTTCTCCTTCTCACCCATGCTCCCTGGAATCAGCTCACAAATAATTACTTGCACAGAAGTCCTCATTTTAAGCTCCGTTTTTGGTGGTGGGGCAGGGAACTCAAGCTAGAACTTTGTATTCTCTGTCTCAGAGCCCTCTTccttattccctttttttttttttttttcttttgctttttagggccacacctgcagcatgtggaggttcccaggctaggggtctaatcagagctacagctgctggcctacgccacagccacagcaatgccagatccgagccatgtctgcgacctacaccacacctcatggcaacgacagatccttaacctgctgagctagcacagggatcgaacttgcaacctcatggttactagtcagatttgtttctgctgtgccaccacgggaactcctctttcttattCCTTATGTCAAGATTCAGCTCAGGCCATACCTTTGTATGTTCAAGATTCCAATGGCAGCTTTGAAGGATTTCTGTAAATGTACACCAGATTCTGTCTGAGGCAAGGGGTTAatgagtttttgggttttttttcagttttttcgctcacatttttttttttttttgtctttttttttagctatttcttgggcccctcccgcggcatatggacgttcccaggctaggggtcgaatcggagctgtagccacaggcctacaccagagccacagcaacgcaggatccaagccgcgtctgcaacctacaccacagctcacggcaacgccggatggttaacccactgagcaagggcagggaccgaacccgaaacctcatggttcctagttggattcgttaaccactgcgtcacgacgggaactcctcgctcacatttttataataaagaaaggaaaattaaggaCCTATGCCAAAATGTCAAAAATGGTTGTCTGAGAATGAAAGGATGGGtgctttgaattttctttttgtcactttgtattttctaaaatttctgcaacaaatatatctttaatagggaaaaaacaaaatgaatgcaaaaattcagtcaaactgatttttaaagtacctttattgagatataatttacataccataaattCACCACCTTTAAGTATACAATTGAaggatttttaattaattaattaatttttgtctttttttttttgtctttttagggctgcacctgtggcatatggaggttcccagctaatgaaagctgtagccgccggcctacaccagagcctcagcaatgcagaatctgagcctcggctgcaacttacatcacagctcatggcaataccagatccttaacccactgagcgaggccagggattgaaccctcgtcctcatggatgctagttcggttagttaaccactgagccacgacgggaactccatttttctttttctttttttgaaaggaTTTTTAGAAAGTTTACCAAGTTGTACAATCACTACCACACCCAGTTTTTGAGTATTTTCTTCTCTCCAATAAGATTTTTCATATTTGCTTATAGTAAAACCCCATTCGCACACCCAACCTTAGGAAAACATGAATCTACTTTTCTACTGCTGtagatttgtcttttctggacaattcatataaacagaatatcatataatatgtaaTCCTTTgtatttggtttctttcatttagcatgtttttaaagttcattcatgttgtagtatgtatctgtattttactttttttactagTATTGATACTCCGTTACagctataccacattttgttcatcattgatggacatttgggctctttctcttttttggctattatgaatgatgCTATGAGCATTAATGTATGAATCTTTGCAATAACATAGGTTTTACTTCTCTTGAGTAGATATGCAGGAAtacaattgctggatcacatgaaaaaattatattcaactttttaatttttattatttttatttttttgtcctttgttcttttagggccacactttaggcatatggaggttcccaggctaggggtcgaactggagctacagccgctggccttcggcacagccacagcaacacgggatccgagccgaatctgcgacccacaccacagctcacggcaacgctggatccctaacacactgggcaaggccagggatcaaacccacaacctcatggttcccagtcggattcgtttccgctgtgccacgatgggaactcccatattcaaCCTTTTAAGAGActgcaaatttttttccagaGTGAGAGTATTACTCTATATTCCTGCCAGAAATGTATGAGAATTCctctttttccacatccttgtcaacacttgttattgtctttttttaaaacaagttgatctaggagttcccgttgtggcgcagtggttaacaaatctgaccaggaaccatgaggttgtgggttcggcccctggccctgctcagtgggttaaggatccggtattgccgtgagctgtggtgtaggttgaagactcggctcggatcccgagttgctgtggctctggcgtaggcgggtgggcagcagttccgattagacccctagcctgggaacctccatatgctgagggactggccctagaaaaggcaaaaagacaataaataaataaataagacaagtTGATCTAAAGTATTGTATGAGTTTCaattgtacagcatagtgagtcagtatttttatagattatctCCATTAAAGTTAGTATAAGATAGTggctgtaattccctgtgctatacaatatatccttgttgcttatatattttatacatagtactttgtacctcttaatcccatacccctaatttgccCCTCCTTTGACTGTGGTTTCCATCATAGCTACCCTGGTGgatatgaagtggtatcttattgtagtcttaatttgcatttccctaataactgATGATGttaagcatcatttcatgtgcttattagccatttgtacTTTCTTGGAGATTTCAAATCTtaatgctcatttaaaaattggattgtCTAGAGTTCctttctggctcagcagttaacgaacctgactaggatccattaggatgtgggtttgatccctagcctcgctcagtgggttagggatccggcattgctgtgagctgtggtgtagttcacagaggtggctcagatcccacgtggctgtggctgtggtgtaggctggcggctacagctctgattagacccctagcctgggaactgtggccctaaaaagcaaaaaaaaaaaaaaaaaaaaaaaaattggattgtgttcttattgagttgtaagagttctctCTATTTCTGGATACTAATTTTTTGCCATATATGTgctttacaagtattttctctgtgtcttattttcttaatgatatCTTTTGAGTaaaagggtttatttttttttaattttaacatttgaaatacttagggagttcccactgtggctcactggaaatgacccaactagtatccataaggatgtgggtacggtccttggcctcgatcagggggttaaggatccggtgttgccatgagctgtggtgttggttgaagatatggctcggatctggtgttgctgtggctgtggtgtaggctggcagctgcagttccaatttgacccctagcctgagaatttccatatgccttgagtgcagcccccTACCAAAAAAAGCTGAAATAGTTAAAGATTAAGAAGttacaaagatagtacagagtttCCTTGTACCCTTCATCCAATTTTAACTTccaatttttgaattttgatcaagtccaatttattacatttttttcttttatggataatGTTTCTTGGAGTTTGTCTAAAAAATGTTTTGCCTCACCCAAGGTCttgacattttctccttttttttttttattctaatgttTTTACAACTTCAGCTCTTACGTTAATGTCTCTGATcgattttgaattaatttttgtatatagtttgAGGTAAGGGTCTCGTTCAtctattttgttagtttttttttgtgcgtgtgtgtggatATTCAATTGtgccagcatcatttgttgaaaactcTCCTTTTCTACTAAATTGCCTTTGTCCAACATtaattgggaattcccatcatggcgcagtggaaacaaatcgactaggaaccatgaggtttcgggttcaatccctggtcttgctcagtgggtttaggatctggcgttgctgtgagctgtggtgtgggttgcagatgaggctcggatcccacacggctgtggctgtggctgtggctggcagctgcagctccgattcgacccctagcctgggaacctccatatgctgtgggtgaggccctaaaaagaccaaaaaaaaaaaaaaaaaaagaaaaagaaagaaaagacaaccccccccacaTTTATTGGTCATAAATATAAGGATTTATTTGTGGACTCTCAAATCTGTTCCACTGAGTTATATGTTTATCCTCATGTCAATACAAAGTTGTTCTGATTACTGCAGCTTATATAAAGTTTTAAGATTAGGAAATGAAAGTtatctagctttgttctttttcaaaaattattggcTATTCTGTGTTggattttcatatacattttaggtATTTCTTGTCAATGTCTGCAAAAAAGCCTGGTGGAATTTCGTTGGCTATTGAGTTGAACCTATAGATTCATTTGGAGAGAACTGCCATCTTAACAATACTGAGCCTTCCAATCAGTGAATGTGAAGGGTCTCTAAATTCATTTAGATCGTATTTAATTTTCCTCCCCAATGTTTTGAACTTTTCAGTGTTCGAAACTTGCACttcttttgctaaatttattcctattttattcattttaattctatTGTGAATGAAATTTTCTTATGTTTGTCTTAGATTGTTCATTCtcgtatatagaaatacaatttatttttgttaatgttgtaTTTTGCAATCTCAGTGAACtcacttattaattttaataagggTTTGTGGGCACATGTGTGTATATTCCTTAGGATCTTCTACATTTAGaatcatgttgtctgcaaatatgacagttttactttttcctttctaatctgaATGCCTTTATTTATCCTGTGATTTTTACTAGCTAGAACCACCAGATGATGTTGAACAGGAGTTGTAAGAGCTAAAATTCttgcattgttattattattttttatcattaagtatgatgttagcataagtttttcatagatgcccttCATCACATTGAAGAAATTCTCTTTCAAGTTtgctaagaatttttattatgaactggattttgttgaatgcttttttctgtatttattgagatGACTATGggtttttatcctttattctattaatatggtgTATTACATTAATAGATTTTAGAATATTAAACCATCTTTGTATTCCTGGATTGAATGGGACTTGATCAGAGCATATAACCCTTTAATACATTGCTGGATTCAAGATCAATCTGACTTTTAAAGATATCCTGGCTTTGGAAGAAATGCAAAAAGGAGCCAAGTGAAATGGTATCTTTGTAAAAtctttatagttttaattattctcctaaaaactagaaaatttaaatgtcCTAATTCATTATTAGGATCAATAACCCAAAAGTTTCAAAACACTTCTACTGAATATAATCTCTGTTCCAATTAACACTGTAGAATGTGTTTCTAAACTAGGCATTCTTTTtacattatacaaatattttattcaccTGGACAAGgggaaatcaatttttttttttttttttttttttttttttttttgactttttgtcttttgttgttgttgttgttgttgttgttgttgctatttcttgggccgctcccgcggcatatggaggttcccaggctaggggttgaatcggagctgtagccactggcctacgccagagccacagcaacgtgggatccgagccgcgtctgcaacctacaccacagctcacggcaacgccggatcgttaacccactgagcaagggcagggaccgaacccgcaacctcatggttcctcgtcggattcgttaaccactgcgccacgacgggaactccggaaatcaATTTTGTGAAAGCTTACTATTCATTTCTTAGTGGTATCTTTTGAGaccattattcattttatttcctcattataTCTATAGATTCAAACTCATATAAcctttctgaaaggaaaaaaacccagaaagttcAAACCATGCAGTTTTAATATCTAGTTCTTGTTTTGAACAGTGAACATTATAGATTTATCTCCAcattcatccttttctttcaaaatgagtTTGAAAAGGTCGTTCTCTTTTTTACAAGCTAGAAAGTATCCTTTGTACAATGAAGACTCAAACTGTATCTTATCATCATGTCCAGGAACACTTCTCTGAAAGAATATGATGTCATTTCCTTCATCATCAATATTATCAGGAGGACTCATTtcctatagagaaaaaaaatgacttaagtgTTTTAGGACATGACCACTTTGAATACAtgtgatttattttgaaaaatattactgCATGGAACTAAAGAAGTTTATATTCTcaagagtaaggaaaaaaatctctgaatatAGGCATACTGATCTCTTCTCCCTCTTAATTTCTAATCTTCCACTCTCCTGTCCACTCTGGCTTTTTTCACCATAGAATGCACATTCAGGCCTCTAGTTTTTCCCGCCGTATCCATCAGAtgatttccttctctcccctcccttcaagTGGAGTTCACATCTGCTCAAGATGAAGCAGAGTTCCAGCAAAGACTGCAGCCTCTTTAGGCTAATATAAGTTCCTGTCTTCACAGCTAAAGACATTGATGACTTCCACCCATAGGCctagggaactccaggttgtgaGCCAactgagagaggaggaggaaatggcaGGAATCTCAGCTGCTTCCTTAAGCGGATCCTAGCACTAAAACTGGCTATACAGAGACCCATTACTTGTTCTAAGACCAGGTCCTTTACATCCCTGCTATAAGGGCTTAGACACCAGCCTTTCATGCTTTCCTGCCAAGCACTCCAGTCCCACACTAGTCCTGAATTTCTATCCTGAAAGTAGTATGTCTATTGGCTGGGCCCTTCCTGGGAGGTCAAATGCTGATTCcctatctttcttcttcttcttcttctttttagggctacacatgggacatacagaagttgccaggctaggggttgaattggagctgcagttgctggccacagccacagcaatgcaggatctgagccgcgtctgcgacctacacgacagctcatggcaacactggatctttaacccagtgaacgaggccagggatcaaaccccagtcctcgTGGACacgagttgggttcgttatcgctgagccacgatgggaactccttgatcttcATATTTTATCAATTAAGTATGAGTCTTAAATTAATGACAGTATAAACTACTTCTCCCATTCTACTATTTGCCGAGCATTATTTCATCTTCGTAACACTCTCCCCAGTCTCTCAATAAGAATCCACTTACATATAGATCAGGCCTTCCCCAGTTTCTGACTATGTCTTTGGAGCTGAATTAGTTTTCTTCTATCCCACATGGCTCGAGCTTGACCATCTCCCACTGTCCCTTCCAATTTTGTTGCTAAGTAATAACATGCCTAGTTCTCTCCACTCTGCCTGCCCACCCCCTAGGCCTCTAAAACCATGACAATAACCGAGCTTCCTGCATGTTGCCAGGGAGTAGGACTCCAAATCGTCACCAGAAAGGGTGGCACTCTGCATGGAAGGGGATAGCTAAGGGATTTGTTTGGAGGCTCTATTTGTTACAAACACACTGATCTTACTTGGATTACACTTTAGAGTGGATTTTTCCTCCCTTCCAAGTTGCTCCTTGGCACGTCTACTAAGGTCATACTCTAATTTTCGGTGAGAACTGGgtgacctccttttttttttttttaagggctgcacccgaggcatatgaagcttcccaggctaggggtcaaatcagagttgtagctgccagcctataccacagctcatggcaacaatggatccctaacccactgagcaagaccagggatcaaacctgtgttctcatggatgctaattagattcgttaaccactgagccatgacaaaaaCTCCCTTCACTGCAATTCTTTATTGACAAATCCCCATTCAGAAAGTCTTCATGACGTGGGATTCACCTTTGAGAAATGCCAATTTGTGAGCATCCCTGACTGCTCTCATTGGGGAGGAGAGTTTTCTGGGTCAACCCATATCTATAGTCTAATGGTTATTTGATAATAATGGAAAGCAATAGACAAAAATAATgatgaagaacagagaaaaaagcaGTGGCCAGAAATAATTTATACCTGACTTTGAGATACATTATACCATTGCTTTTAGAACTGATCCTATTAGTGTTTTTTCACTTAGATTAACACTAAAAACAACCTACATCACCTGAAAGCTGAAGGTTGTAGCCAAAACTTAGAAGCAGGAACAAAACAATTATGGATTAAAATATTACTATCATAATTTACAAAGTAGAGAAGAATGATTAACTTCattctgtacagcaggacttaTTCTGGAAAGTCACATGCAATTCTTAAATATGATAATATACTTATTCTGTACTTTTATAGATTGATTATTCAGAACACTTAGGTTATGAAACTAGTGTTGTGCCCTTTCCTCCCTATGGCAGGCTCAGAAAAACCATGCTACTACAGTAAATGCAAGAGCTTGACAATTTTTTAGTAGCTACCCTTTTTAATGGTTCTCTACTTCTTACTGTTCTTGTTCTAGACAAAAGGCTGGATGGGggctttttttctaattttgcatGAAAATATGACTAAGACAAATTAAGGTTCAGTCTTACCTTAAAGGAAAGAGTTTTGTTCTTACAGGAGAGAGTAGACATTTTCTTACACTGCACAGAGATGGTTACTGCCAGACCTCTAGTGAGGCtatctttatacatatatataataaatacggTCTGAGGTGCATTAtctgaaataaacatttataaatcagAACACTAGTTAGaagaattttttcaaataagcaTTTATGGAAATCAGCCAAAGAATTATCTTTAATAGGTCCATTACCAATCCCACACTCTGAGATACAGCTAGTTGGCAGAAAGAAACTACACAGTGACtcacacattctcttttttttttgcagtgctcacagcatgtggaaattcttgggccagggatcaaacccacaccacagtggtgactggagccatagcagtgacaacattggatctttaagccactgagctaccGGGCAACTcctcacacattcttttttcttttctttgtttttagggctgcacctgctgcatatggaagttcctggtttaggggttgaattggaactgcagctgctggcctaccccaaaaccacagcaatgcaggatctgagctgcatctgtgacctatactgcagctcacggtaatgctggatccttaacccactgctcgaggccagggattaaacccacagactcatggacaccatgtttggttcttagcccactgagccacaatgggaactccctcctcatacattctttaaaacacatttaaatatgttttataatacaAACGTAGCAACTTTTTGAGTGTTTTGGAGATATTTGGAATTCTGAAagatttgtctttaacttttatttatttatcatctttttagggctgcacccatagcatatggaggttcccaggctagggatctaaatggaaccacagccacaggaacaccagatccgagccacatccatgacctacactgctgcagcttgtggcaactcaggatccttaacccgctaagtgaggccagggattgaatccgagtcctcatggataccaacagggttcttaacctgctgagccacaatgggaactcgtctctttaacttttaaatgctAAATAGAATATTAAGCTCTATCTGTTAAGGTAAAAGTACAGTACTTTTTCAGGAGGGAACCATTTATTCTTTCAACTCTGCCTAAACTGATATTTGGAATTCATAACTTGGAAGGCATAGTAAGCTTAATCATTTTCAAAGACACTCTAAATTTCTGGTGGAAGAGAGACTTATTTGAAATGCctgtacatttatatttaattttgagtTCTGAAAATCTTATCAGCAATTTCAGTATGACCAGCAGGTATTAAGGATCCAACTCAAtggagattttttaatttaatttaatttaatttattattcttttttagggccacactcatggcatatggaggttcccaggctaggggtcaaattggagctgtagctgctggcctataccacagccgcagcaacacaggatctgagccctatcctcgacctacaccacagctcacggcaacactggatccttaactcactgatcgaggccagggattgaacatgtgtcctcatggatgctagtcagattcgttaagcgctgagccataatgggaaatccTCAATGGAGATCTTGTATAGTTAATGCAAGTACAGAGAAGGGATTGAGGATCCAAATGTAGGTTCCAAATGTAGGCTCAAAGTAGCATGACCCCTAGCACTGTCTTTATTGTATCAATTTTTCAGCCCACCTAAAATATATGGATACCCTATAAAGTTTCCTATAAGTGAAATTATTACTACTATGGCTTTTCATGTAAGTTAGGTCTATCATAGAAAATGCAGGCAGTTAAATGGAATGGGAAGAGGTAGCTAATCATTTCCATGTTTacgaatgtatatatacatatatacataaatacctGAACAGTCAGAATCAGGCATATCCTCAAACACGGCTTGATGTCCCTGGTTAATGAAAAGGACTTGGTCGTTCAGATTTCGTATGATTGAGAGTTTAGGTTCAAGCTTGCCAAAGTAATCCGATTCCAGGTCTTCTACAATGCACATTAAATCTcgttaaaaaataagattttttcccttaaatttacAAATAGGTATGCTGTTTGTTTCAGTTTTCAATAACAAtcaacaatcttttttttataGAAGCAAAAGTAGTGTTGCACAGTGTTTTTTAACCCACTTCCAGGGGCACACCCTGATTTTCATTATCACTTAGAATTACTctacttctgaaatttttttttttttttttttagggctgcaccctcggcatatggaagttcccacgctaggggttgaattggagctacagttaccGGCCTaccctatagccacagcaatgccagatccgagccaagtgtgtgacccacaccacagctcatggcaacactggatccttaacccactgagcaaggccaggaattgaactcgcatcctcatgggtcctagtcgggtttgttaactgctgagccatgaagggaactcctacttctgaAATCTTAAATTCAAATGTTGGACCACACTCTCCCATCCTTTTAGTTTTCTCATGCTTCCCTTCCACTTTACCGAGTCCGCCTGACTCGTATTTTCGCCCTACCTAACCTCTTCCTGTTTCCCCTTCCTTTTTGTGCAGTCTGAATCTCATAGCTCATCATTTGTATCTACTCTTTTGCCAGGATCTTAAATTCCGAACTCATTTGCCTTTCTCCTACAAAACTCTAAACCTGGCTGCTGAGTGTACTGTTGGTAAACAATTCTTCAAATGTGCAAattgctgccataacaaacaCATCACTTGTCaatacttctttccttttctagttcAGCACTCTCTTCCAGGGTCTGCACCTGCAATTTCAAACCTTCCTCACTCTCCTTAGGAGCTCTCTACATCGTCACCTCTGCATTCACTTTCAGCAAATGATTTCCCGCTACTCCACTTAGAAACTTAACTGTGACATCACCCATTATTTCCTCTAACCCTCTGGTTCCCAAGGGAAATGTGGAAAAGGTGCCCCTTCTGCTATCCTAAGGCTAGCCCCATCTATGCTGTGCATGTACTTTGAACGAAACCTTGATTTATCAATCATCCCCTTTCTTGCTTGTGGAAGCACTTCAATAATAGCAAACTGGAAACAAGTTAGTTAAGTGACGAATCATTTGGGAACTGATCAAGTCAATTTTGATATGAGCTTACTATGGATTATTATGAATTTAATTTAACataattgtaattatttattgTCATGGAAAGATGGGAAGCAGTCCATGTGtattgaatgagaaaaagaagc from the Sus scrofa isolate TJ Tabasco breed Duroc chromosome 9, Sscrofa11.1, whole genome shotgun sequence genome contains:
- the IL18 gene encoding interleukin-18 isoform X1; amino-acid sequence: MAAEPEDNCISFVEMKFINNTLYFVAENDEDLESDYFGKLEPKLSIIRNLNDQVLFINQGHQAVFEDMPDSDCSDNAPQTVFIIYMYKDSLTRGLAVTISVQCKKMSTLSCKNKTLSFKEMSPPDNIDDEGNDIIFFQRSVPGHDDKIQFESSLYKGYFLACKKENDLFKLILKEKDECGDKSIMFTVQNKN
- the IL18 gene encoding interleukin-18 isoform X2 is translated as MAAEPEDNCISFVEMKFINNTLYFVAENDDLESDYFGKLEPKLSIIRNLNDQVLFINQGHQAVFEDMPDSDCSDNAPQTVFIIYMYKDSLTRGLAVTISVQCKKMSTLSCKNKTLSFKEMSPPDNIDDEGNDIIFFQRSVPGHDDKIQFESSLYKGYFLACKKENDLFKLILKEKDECGDKSIMFTVQNKN